From Amphiprion ocellaris isolate individual 3 ecotype Okinawa chromosome 2, ASM2253959v1, whole genome shotgun sequence, a single genomic window includes:
- the cyldl gene encoding ubiquitin carboxyl-terminal hydrolase CYLD translates to MTSTEYHYYIITKKPQFLEHIKPGRICYIREYCLSAELKTSPTLKTLPVFLMGLHSPLDYRIEVSCMEKLNVQEAELLQALSEDTERLKWFKQRGALKTALGLTVGTEVTVEEEGKKLRGTIRYIGHITEPVCSGVLSGTLFGIELQGADRKKGHTDGTFGHKEFFSCDRKCGIFAPFSRVRPLVHSSSPSHPEPSPQPEPDELTPGDRVTYFINDTCRHGMVVDIQEKDGQHIVQISTDRDETGKTGGEVKVPLHMVAKGEVPAEPESMDIDVPPVQGDTDDQCVSLSVNSVVEVTLGAGNLHGIIRWMGFLPNRKETMVGLELEEDKGVSDGTFKNERYFECPPKRALFVKLSSCRPDSRFQSFSANHTETMPMLEDKEEETEHSTGTLDPVLPLSTEQIHQFLIGRMKGIQGHCNSCYMDAALFSLFSCSSVLDSMLFKSTAPQDAPIQKTLLHDIVNPLRSKGFVEGRHIMKLRQLLQKHGYSHSFTTDEKDPEEFLIVIMHHILSLDPLLKLSAGGKVQESYCYQIFLDQNHSLVLPTVQQLLEHSFHSAGLKLAEVPSCLILQMPRFGKKFKMFDKIIPSLELDITDLLSEGPQQCMLCGKVAEQECADCFKDPVFSTTGFKLFCMLCSSKVHSHPQRRSHQPTRLDIPKGYLSHGIPHALTRDKLELFAVLCIETSHYVSFVKHGPNSRDWIFFDSMADRQGERDGFNIPEVQACPEVGTYLEMTPAELASQVPRDMKGVAKRLFCDAYMYLYQSTSMCLYR, encoded by the exons ATGACATCAACAGAATATCATTACTACATCATAACTAAGAAGCCTCAATTCCTAGAACACATCAAACCAGGACGAATATGCTACATCCGTGAATACTGTCTCAGCGCAGAACTCAAAACCTCTCCAACTCTCAAAACGTTGCCTGTCTTCCTAATGGGTTTACATTCACCGCTAGATTATAGAATAGAGGTCAGCTGTATGGAGAAGCTAAATGTACAGgaggctgagctgctgcaggccCTGTCTGAAGACACCGAGAGGCTGAAATGGTTCAAACAGAGAGGTGCCCTTAAGACAGCACTGGGGCTCACTGTGGGCACTGAGGTCACTGTGGAGGAAGAGGGGAAGAAGCTGAGAGGCACCATCCGCTATATTGGACACATCACAGAGCCAGTCTGTTCCGGTGTCTTATCAGGAACATTGTTTGGAATTGAACTACAG GGAGCGGACAGAAAGAAGGGACACACTGACGGGACCTTTGGGCATAAAGAGTTTTTCTCATGTGACAGAAAGTGTGGCATTTTTGCCCCATTCTCCAGAGTCAGGCCTTTGGTCCACAGCTCATCGCCATCTCATCCTGAGCCGTCCCCACAGCCAGAACCAGATGAGCTAACTCCAGGAGACAGAGTCACATACTTCATCAATGACACATGTCGCCATGGAATGGTGGTGGATATTCAGGAAAAGGATGGACAACACATTGTTCAGATCTCCACG GACAGAGATGAAACTGGGAAGACAGGGGGCGAAGTTAAAGTTCCACTACATATGGTGGCTAAGGGAGAGGTGCCTGCAG AACCAGAGAGCATGGACATTGATGTGCCCCCGGTGCAGGGAGACACCGATGATCAGTGCGTGAGTCTGAGTGTGAACTCTGTGGTCGAGGTGACGCTGGGTGCAGGCAATTTACATGGAATCATCCGCTGGATGGGCTTTCTCCCTAACCGAAAGGAAACCATGGTTGGATTAGAGCTG GAGGAAGACAAAGGAGTGAGTGACGGCACTTTCAAAAATGAGCGTTATTTCGAATGTCCTCCCAAAAGAGCTCTGTTTGTAAAGCTGAGCTCCTGCCGTCCTGACTCACGCTTTCAGAGCttttcagccaatcacactgagaCGATGCCAATGCTGGAAGACAAAG aGGAAGAGACAGAGCACAGCACAGGGACACTGGACCCTGTCCTTCCTCTCAGCACGGAGCAGATTCACCAGTTTCTGATTGGAAGAATGAAGGGGATTCAAGGACACTGTAACTCCTGCTATATGGACGCTGCTCTCTTCAG tttgttttcctgCTCCTCTGTGTTGGACTCCATGCTGTTCAAATCAACAGCACCTCAGGATGCCCCAATCCAGAAAACTCTGCTTCATGACATTGTCAACCCCCTCCGCAG TAAGGGCTTTGTGGAGGGGCGGCACATCATGAAGCTgaggcagctgctgcagaaacatgGCTACAGTCACTCCTTCACCACAGATGAGAAGG ATCCAGAGGAGTTCCTCATCGTCATCATGCACCACATTCTTTCCCTGGACCCTCTGTTAAAACT TTCAGCTGGTGGTAAAGTGCAGGAGAGTTACTGCTATCAGATCTTCCTGGATCAGAACCATAGTCTGGTTCTGCCCACTGTCCAGCAGCTACTGGAACATTCCTTCCACAGTGCGGGACTCAAGCTGGCAGAG GTGCCATCCTGTCTCATCCTCCAGATGCCTCGCTTTGggaagaaatttaagatgtttgACAAAATTATTCCCTCTCTGGAGCTCGACATCACTGACCTGCTCTCTGAAG GTCCTCAGCAGTGCATGCTATGTGGAAAAGTGGCTGAGCAAGAATGCGCTGACTGTTTTAAAGATCCTGTTTTCAGCACAACAGGATTCAAGCTCTTTTGCATGTTGTGCTCATCTAAG GTGCACTCTCATCCTCAGCGTAGATCCCATCAGCCAACTCGCCTGGACATCCCCAAAGGTTACCTGAGTCACGGTATTCCTCATGCTCTGACCAGGGACAAACTAGAGCTGTTTGCTGTGCTCTGCATCGAGACGAGCCACTATGTGTCCTTTGTCAAACATGGACCAAACAGCAGAGACTGGATCTTCTTTGACAGCATGGCAGACAGACAAG GAGAGAGAGATGGCTTCAACATCCCGGAGGTGCAAGCCTGCCCAGAGGTCGGTACATACCTGGAAATGACTCCTGCTGAGCTGGCCAGTCAGGTGCCTCGAGACATGAAAGGTGTGGCTAAGCGCCTTTTCTGCGATGCCTACATGTACCTGTACCAGAGCACCAGCATGTGCCTCTATCGCTAA